From Trypanosoma brucei gambiense DAL972 chromosome 5, complete sequence:
TTAATccgtcttttttcccccgtcgTTTCGtttgtcttgttttgttttgtttttcactcGGTTTCTGTTTAACTTATTTCGTAGTGCAGGGTGAGGAGGTGGTCTGGGCCAATGAATAATAATGACCATGCTAATGATAATAACGACAACACCGATTGGGGCAGTGGAACGCCGCTCCGGGAACATATAGCGAAGGACGAGGGCGGATGAGCGCAAGCAGAAGCAAAACTAGGGAAGGAACGTGGCGAGGCGGGcatattcaaaaaaaaacacatgagAGTGCGCACAATGCCATTTGCACGCATGAGgatacatgcatatatttttatatgcATGTTGTTTCacttaaaatatatatgtacatatacgtatatatttttaaaagaatGCGTGTGTCCCGTCATCTCGTCGTCACACGTAGCCACCGGCTCGCGGACATGCGAGTGAAAACGGGTGCGGATGAGCATGCATGTGCGGTTGTGCGCGCGGGCGCGACTGCGTATGAATGTTTGCGACCGCCGGAACATGTTCGCAAATGTGTGCCCGGTGCCGGCGCAC
This genomic window contains:
- a CDS encoding T. brucei spp.-specific protein, which gives rise to MSASRSKTREGTWRGGHIQKKTHESAHNAICTHEDTCIYFYMHVVSLKIYMYIYVYIFKRMRVSRHLVVTRSHRLADMRVKTGADEHACAVVRAGATAYECLRPPEHVRKCVPGAGAHLCDIIMGDGARAKAFIQQHVCCVGGNTEFLLGNVSRVSCFWRKPARRRPRSGGSTLASWDHALVCVFEYA